The sequence gccctatgggggtggctacagcaatggaagaagggaaattggcagcgcagaggtaaacctatttgggctgctgcactgtggcaagatatctctgtttggatagagaagctagtggtaaaagtacgtcatgtagatgctcatgtacccaagagtcgagccactgaagtacatcaaaacaaccagcaggcggatcaagctgccaagattgaagtgtctcaggtggacctggactggcaacgtaggggtgagctatttatggctcagtgggcccacgatacctcaggccatcagggaagagatgcaacatatagatgggctcgagatcgaggggtggacttggccatggacactatcgcacaggtcatccatgaatgtgaaacatgtgctgcaattaagcaagccaagcggcaaaaacccctgtcgcatggagggcgatggctgaaatataaacagtgggaggcctggcagattgactatatcacactcccacgaacacgccaaggcaagtgccatgtgcttacaatggtggaagcaaccactggatggctggaaacataccctgtgtcccatgccactgcccagaacactatcctgggcctcgaagagaaaattttatggcaacacggcaccccagaaagaatcgagttggacaacgggactcacttccgaaacaacctcgtagacacctgggccaaagaacatggcattgagtgggtgtatcacatcccttatcacgcaccggcctccggaaaaatggaacgatacaatggactgctgaaaactacattgagagcgatggggggtggaactttcaagcattgggatacacatttaacaaaagccacctggttagttaatactagaggatccgccaatcgggctggccccgcccaaccaagagttccacatactgtagaaggggataaagtccctgtagtgctcatgaggagtatgttaggaaagacagtctgggttactcctgcctcaagcagaggcaaacccattcaaggtgttgtttttgctcaaggacctgggtacacctggtgggtgatgcagaaggatggggaagttcgatgtgtacctcagagagatttgattttgggagagaatagccagtgaattgggctgtatgatatttaactgctaaataacctgccaatgcatgtcattgtatctatagtgtctatatgccatatcaagggtattattgtgagaattatccaaatgactacaggatggacttttgaaactgagccaagtacaacagcgatagaacttgaactggcacccaccaatttcctcaagatcaacatcttcgacctgcagaccaagggcatgagttgcaccaaatgtactagccacaagttccagaggcagcgtacaacaacccaacatctcacaccatctctctcttatcctgaagaactgttacaacagatagagccccaaaatagatggacacattagagggatagcccataggctaaaggaacaccgtgtgtgtgtgtgtgtgcgaggtcgggggggggagtccatatacttatatataagacaaggaaagtagtagtggttgattagaaaaatgtaagatctgggcatgatgtagacggtatagaataaggggtggataatgtcctgggttcagctgggatagagttaatttttacaggaacctgggaggtgggggcatagccggggcagctgacctgaactagccaaggagctattccataccatgtgacatcatgctcagtatataaatggagaGTGGGCCGGGggtgtggtctctgttttcggtgggggaagtggcggagcgtcgggtcccgcgtggtgagcagttgcactgtgcatcactctttttgtatactttttttttcattagtgccgttgttgttgtaatttctttgtgtttgtcccagtaaactgcctttatctcaaccctcgaggttccagtttcttttccttttctctcctccgtctcctccccatcccaccggaggggggcggaggagtgagcgagcggctgcgtggtcctttgttaccggctgggctgaaaccaggatactggtctctcacttttatcctttcaattctcttcccccacatcctgctgtgggcagggtgagtgagtggctgtgtggtgcttagttgccaactggggttaaaccatgacattttgctgctgattggctcagctttggccagtgtcaggtccatcttggagccagccaGAACTGTCTCTGTTggacatggaggaagcttctggcatcttctcacagaagccacccctgtagcccccctgctaccaaaaccttgccatgtaaatcCAATACAGTGTCCCTGGTTCCACTGcctgttgtattgggtctggctgagatggagttaatactccccatagcagccctcatagcactgtgctctgcatcagtagctagaaaggtgttgatagcacaccagtgttttggctactgctgagcagtgctggcacagcatcaaggctgtctctccaacatttttgccctcccctcaatggcaggctggggctgggcaagatcttgggaggggacataaccaggacagctgacctaaactaaccaaacagatattccataccatatgacgtcagctcagatataaaagctaagtgaagggagacggaaggggggcattttgtcttccggagcaaccactacgcgtactgaagccctgcttcccgagaagtggctagacattgcctgctgatgggaagtag comes from Accipiter gentilis chromosome W, bAccGen1.1, whole genome shotgun sequence and encodes:
- the LOC126035288 gene encoding uncharacterized protein LOC126035288, whose product is MFKGKVSSTHHATDATWSKWIALITQRVRIGNPSCPGMLEVITDWPEGKHFGMSPEEEVTRAEEAPLYNKLPENERQYALFTDGSCCIVGKYRRWKAAVWSPTRLVAETAEGEGESSQFAEVKAIQLALDIAEREKWPVLYLYTDSWMVANALWGWLQQWKKGNWQRRGKPIWAAALWQDISVWIEKLVVKVRHVDAHVPKSRATEVHQNNQQADQAAKIEVSQVDLDWQRRGELFMAQWAHDTSGHQGRDATYRWARDRGVDLAMDTIAQVIHECETCAAIKQAKRQKPLSHGGRWLKYKQWEAWQIDYITLPRTRQGKCHVLTMVEATTGWLETYPVSHATAQNTILGLEEKILWQHGTPERIELDNGTHFRNNLVDTWAKEHGIEWVYHIPYHAPASGKMERYNGLLKTTLRAMGGGTFKHWDTHLTKATWLVNTRGSANRAGPAQPRVPHTVEGDKVPVVLMRSMLGKTVWVTPASSRGKPIQGVVFAQGPGYTWWVMQKDGEVRCVPQRDLILGENSQ